ATAAATGCAAATGGTTATTTTTTATATTCATATTAAGAGATAAATGCAAAATAACTTTTTCAAAAAAATTTAAAATAAGATCAAAAATCTAATTTAATATTAATTAATTGAATTAATAACATATTACATCAATTAATTAATATTTTTATAAATTTAAGTTTTTTTGCTCATTTTATCAATATAAGCCATTCCAAAAGCAGATAAAACGAAAGTTAAATGAATTAATACACACCACATAATTTTATCATCTAATACTTTATCAGCTTCCATAAAAACTCTTAAAAGATGTACAGAAGAGATTGCGACAATAGATGAAGCAACTTTATTTTTTATTGAATTTACATCCATAGTACCCATCCAACTTAATCTTTTTTGATTACCTTTCATTTCCATTTTCGAGATGAAATTTTCATATCCTGAAAACATAACCATAACTAATAATCCTCCTACTAATGCTATATCAATTAATGAAAGTACAATTAATACTAAACCTGATTCTGACATAATAAATATTTCAGGAAGTACGAAGATAATTTGTTGAAAAAATTTTAAAGTTAGTAAAATAAAACCAAAAGATAAACCAATATAAACTGGAAACATTAACCATCTTGCTGCATATATTGCTCGTTCAATTATTTTTTCCATAAAATACCTTTTTCATATTTTTAAAATCAACAAATTTAGTAATTAAATATCCTTAATAAATAAAATAAGTAATTAAAGTAATAATAATATATTAAAAATATTTTTTAATGTAGATTAATAATCTACATGTTTTATGTTGAACAAAAATAATATTTAATTTAAATTTTAAAGTTTTCAATATTATTAATATATATATATATATAATAAAAATAAATATTTAATTAATTAATTTTAAATACTAAAAAAAAAAAAAAAAAAAAAATAGAAATTAATTTTTCTTAATTTAATATTTAATATAATAAGAATTATGGTATTAGTTATGTTATATCATTATCATTGATAAAAAAAATTAAATTGAATATTAAGAGATAATGTACTTGAGTTAATAATTTTTAAATACACTTTATTGTTTTTTAAAAAGATTGAAAGTAATTTTTTTTTTACTA
This genomic stretch from Buchnera aphidicola (Eriosoma lanigerum) harbors:
- a CDS encoding TIGR00645 family protein codes for the protein MEKIIERAIYAARWLMFPVYIGLSFGFILLTLKFFQQIIFVLPEIFIMSESGLVLIVLSLIDIALVGGLLVMVMFSGYENFISKMEMKGNQKRLSWMGTMDVNSIKNKVASSIVAISSVHLLRVFMEADKVLDDKIMWCVLIHLTFVLSAFGMAYIDKMSKKT